The Manihot esculenta cultivar AM560-2 chromosome 1, M.esculenta_v8, whole genome shotgun sequence genome has a window encoding:
- the LOC122723333 gene encoding uncharacterized protein LOC122723333 yields MTRSEHRDTLPFDPEIERTLRRLRKQAAEASSEATEFYQQAAPMAEPIPQDAAPNGLAVQNQIVQENPAVRPQEQRERTMGELATPVGDYAPLCITYPPLTVPFELKTENGVKGQFGENPPKTALFGVKESKSAKLNPKRAKTGKIF; encoded by the exons atgaccagatctgaacacagggacacactgccctttgatccagaaattgaacgcactctcagaagacttaGAAAGCAAGCCGCAGAAGCTTCATCTGAAGCAACCGAATTTTACCAACAAGctgcaccaatggctgaacctatTCCACAAGATGCTGCCCCAAATGGACTTGCTGTCCAGAACCAaatagttcaagaaaatccagcagttaggccccaagaacaaagagaaagaactaTGGGAGAATTGGCAACCCCTGTAGGTGACtatgcaccactttgcatcacctacccacctctgacagttccctttgaactgaagacag aaaatggtgtaaaaggacaatttggagaaaatccccctaaaactgccttatttggagtaaAAGAGAGCAAGTCTGCCAAATTAAATCCAAAACGAGCTAAGACgggaaaaatattttga